From the Rhinolophus sinicus isolate RSC01 linkage group LG02, ASM3656204v1, whole genome shotgun sequence genome, one window contains:
- the SLC10A4 gene encoding sodium/bile acid cotransporter 4, translating into MLGMDNVTLPFATSSLQTDYTLLPNASSLSPSPDLPVTPASRASPSPGLSLGPGPSVGFSPGPTPSPEPTTSSFADSDWVHLGPSPFPRPWDPHEHPFWDTPLSHGLNVFVGAALCITMLGLGCTVDVNHFGAHVRRPVGALLAALCQFGFLPLLAFLLALIFSLDEVAAVAVLLCGCCPGGNLSNLMSLLVDGDMNLSIIMTISSTLLALVLMPLCLWIYSRAWINTPLVQLLPLGAVTLTLCSTLIPIGLGVFIRYKYNRVADYIVKVSLWSLLVTLVVLFIMTGTMLGPELLATIPAAVYVVAIFMPLAGYASGYGLATVFHLPPNCRRTVCLETGSQNVQLCTAILKLAFPPRFIGSMYMFPLLYALFQSAEAGIFVLIYKMYGSEILHKREPLDEDEDTDISYKKLKEEEMADTSYGTVKADNLIMMETTQTSV; encoded by the exons ATGCTCGGCATGGACAATGTCACCCTGCCTTTCGCCACGTCCTCTCTGCAGACGGACTACACCCTGTTGCCCAATGCCAGCAGCCTGAGCCCCAGCCCGGACTTACCTGTCACTCCTGCCTCCCGCGCGAGCCCCAGTCCCGGGCTTAGTCTCGGGCCGGGTCCCAGCGTCGGTTTCAGCCCAGGCCCCACTCCGTCTCCAGAGCCGACGACCAGCAGCTTCGCGGACAGCGATTGGGTTCACCTGGGCCCTTCCCCGTTCCCTCGGCCCTGGGACCCCCATGAGCACCCGTTCTGGGACACGCCGCTCAGCCACGGGCTGAACGTGTTCGTGGGCGCCGCCCTGTGCATCACCATGCTGGGCCTGGGCTGCACCGTGGACGTGAACCACTTCGGGGCGCACGTCCGGCGGCCCGTGGGCGCGCTGCTGGCCGCGCTCTGCCAGTTCGGCTTCCTGCCGCTGCTGGCCTTCCTGCTGGCACTGATCTTCTCGCTGGACGAGGTGGCCGCCGTGGCGGTGCTCCTGTGTGGCTGCTGTCCCGGAGGGAATCTCTCCAACCTTATGTCCCTGCTGGTTGACGGCGACATGAACCTCAG CATCATCATGACCATCTCCTCCACGCTCTTGGCCCTGGTCTTGATGCCCCTGTGTCTGTGGATCTACAGCCGGGCTTGGATCAACACCCCTCTGGTGCAATTGCTACCCCTAGGGGCAGTCACCCTGACTCTCTGCAGCACTCTCATCCCAATCGGGTTGGGCGTCTTCATTCGCTATAAATACAACCGGGTGGCTGACTACATCGTGAAG GTTTCCCTGTGGTCTCTGCTAGTGACGCTGGTGGTCCTATTCATAATGACCGGCACTATGTTAGGACCTGAACTGCTGGCAACAATTCCTGCAGCCGTTTACGTGGTAGCGATTTTTATGCCTTTGGCAGGCTATGCCTCAGGCTACGGCTTAGCTACTGTTTTCCATCTTCCACCCAACTGCAGAAGGACTGTATGCCTGGAAACAGGTAGCCAAAATGTGCAGCTCTGTACTGCCATTCTCAAGTTGGCCTTTCCACCACGATTCATAGGAAGTATGTACATGTTTCCCTTGCTTTATGCCCTTTTCCAGTCTGCAGaagcagggatttttgttttaatatataaaatgtatggaAGTGAAATATTGCACAAGCGGGAGCCTCTAGATGAAGATGAAGATACAGATATTTCTTATAAGAAactaaaagaagaggaaatggcaGACACATCCTATGGCACAGTGAAAGCAGATAATTTAATTATGATGGAAACTACTCAGACTTCTGTCTAA
- the ZAR1 gene encoding zygote arrest protein 1 has translation MAALGDQVLDGYMSPACAAYSYPYPCLPTAKGKGLAGGGGWRHRGGDYPLASSSSFSAAAAPSFPGCGQLMAAEYFDSYQRAQLVALLSQVSPGLAPRPRRAGSRDMAVQVNPRRDASVQCSLGRRTLPRRTRAPGPPAGSGPEGAAGGSASPQPARPGPEHGSPPSGGPRPVRFPRSVAVYSPVVSHRLTTLLEGAETAAGEQRSRAPDGEPGPPPPRSPGPEQEEGSARKAPQRPQSEEEEAEGRAAVRASWEQPVAPPVLPPREAREGEAAPRRAPRSPEQPPPVGRAQDGESERSSPRSPEPGSERPRFQFLEQKYGYYHCKECNIRWESAYVWCVQGTNKVYFKQFCRTCQKSYNPYRVEDITCQSCKQTRCSCSEKLRHVNPKRPHRQDLCGRCKGKRLSCDSTFSFKYII, from the exons ATGGCTGCCCTGGGGGACCAGGTGCTGGACGGTTACATGTCCCCGGCGTGCGCCGCCTACTCGTACCCGTACCCCTGCCTACCCACCGCCAAGGGTAAGGGCTTGGCGGGCGGGGGCGGCTGGCGGCACCGCGGCGGGGACTACCCTCTCGCGTCTTCCTCCTCGTTCTCGGCCGCGGCCGCCCCGTCCTTCCCGGGCTGCGGGCAGCTGATGGCCGCCGAGTACTTCGACAGCTACCAGAGGGCGCAGCTCGTGGCCCTCCTGTCGCAGGTGAGCCCGGGCCTGGCCCCGCGGCCCCGCAGGGCGGGCAGTCGGGATATGGCCGTGCAGGTGAACCCGCGCCGCGACGCCTCGGTGCAGTGCTCGCTGGGGCGGCGCACTCTGCCGCGCAGGACCCGCGCCCCCGGGCCCCCCGCCGGCTCCGGCCCCGAGGGCGCGGCCGGCGGCTCAGCATCCCCGCAGCCGGCCCGCCCGGGCCCCGAGCATGGCAGCCCCCCGAGCGGCGGCCCGCGGCCCGTGCGTTTCCCGCGCTCCGTCGCCGTGTACTCGCCCGTGGTCTCCCACCGCCTCACCACCTTACTAGAAGGGGCGGAGACCGCGGCGGGCGAGCAGAGGTCCAGGGCGCCGGACGGAGAGCCGGGGCCACCACCTCCGAGGTCTCCAGGCCCGGAGCAGGAAGAGGGGTCGGCGAGGAAGGCGCCCCAACGGCCGCAGTCCGAGGAGGAGGAGGCCGAGGGCCGGGCCGCGGTGCGGGCGAGCTGGGAGCAGCCGGTGGCCCCACCAGTTCTGCCGCCGCGGGAGGCCCGGGAAGGCGAGGCGGCTCCGCGGCGCGCGCCCAGGAGCCCCGAGCAGCCGCCGCCGGTGGGAAGGGCCCAGGACGGCGAAAGCGAGCGGTCGTCGCCGCGGAGCCCTGAGCCCGGCAGCGAGCGCCCGCGTTTCCAG TTCTTAGAGCAGAAATATGGCTATTATCACTGCAAGGAGTGTAACATCCGATGGGAAAGTGCCTATGTGTGGTGTGTACAGGGCACTAACAAG GTTTATTTCAAGCAGTTTTGCAGGACTTGTCAGAAGTCTTACAACCCTTACCGAGTGGAGGATATTACCTGTCAA AGCTGTAAACAGACTAGATGCTCCTGCTCAGAAAAACTTCGCCACGTTAACCCTAAACGGCCCCATCGTCAAGATTTGTGTGGGAGATGCAAAGGCAAACGCCTGTCCTGTGACAGCACTTTCAGCttcaaatatatcatttaa